The following proteins are encoded in a genomic region of Sphingobium amiense:
- the acpP gene encoding acyl carrier protein, whose protein sequence is MTDTDTRVANLVAQQLGVDPDKVRPESRFMEDLGADSLDVVELVMAIEEGFDVQIPDDDAEKIVTVRDAALYIEAAMV, encoded by the coding sequence ATGACTGATACTGATACGCGCGTTGCAAACCTGGTTGCCCAGCAACTGGGTGTCGATCCCGACAAGGTGAGGCCGGAATCCCGCTTCATGGAGGATTTGGGTGCGGACAGTCTGGATGTCGTCGAGCTTGTCATGGCGATCGAGGAAGGCTTCGATGTCCAGATACCGGACGATGATGCCGAGAAGATCGTGACGGTGAGGGATGCCGCTCTCTATATCGAAGCCGCGATGGTCTAA
- a CDS encoding HD-GYP domain-containing protein, translated as MSVPGTVLDKPGSLNNDEFEIIRAHPQKGHELLLMTEGISPIALDVCLHHHERVDGTGYPFGLTAEQLSLHARMGAVCDVYDAVTSRRPYKDPWTPSDALAKMLEWEGHFDPHVLDAFISSIGIYPVGTLVRLRTNRLGIVVAGNAREPTMPAVRAFFSTMEREFLPPETFICSATLKGDAAIGIENGEAWFGPRWPIIQAFVLDNRMPTADLIGTGQANIASPALDQPRVATGN; from the coding sequence ATGTCCGTTCCGGGCACCGTCCTCGACAAGCCGGGCTCGCTGAACAATGACGAATTCGAGATCATCCGCGCGCATCCGCAAAAAGGGCACGAGCTTCTGCTGATGACCGAGGGCATCTCACCCATCGCCCTCGATGTCTGCCTGCACCATCACGAACGCGTCGACGGCACCGGCTACCCGTTCGGTCTGACCGCGGAGCAACTCTCGCTTCATGCACGCATGGGCGCGGTGTGCGACGTCTATGATGCGGTAACCTCCCGGCGCCCCTACAAGGATCCCTGGACGCCGTCCGATGCCTTGGCGAAAATGCTCGAATGGGAGGGCCATTTCGATCCCCACGTGCTCGATGCCTTCATCTCCAGCATCGGCATTTATCCTGTGGGCACACTCGTGCGCCTGCGCACCAATCGGCTCGGGATCGTCGTCGCCGGTAATGCGCGCGAACCGACCATGCCCGCCGTGCGCGCTTTCTTCTCCACGATGGAGCGCGAGTTCCTGCCGCCCGAAACCTTCATCTGCTCGGCGACCCTGAAAGGCGATGCCGCAATTGGTATCGAAAACGGCGAGGCGTGGTTCGGTCCGCGATGGCCCATTATCCAGGCGTTCGTGCTCGATAATCGCATGCCGACGGCCGATCTGATCGGGACCGGCCAAGCCAACATCGCTTCGCCGGCACTGGACCAACCGCGCGTCGCGACGGGAAATTGA
- a CDS encoding HdeD family acid-resistance protein — protein sequence MHDTSLWRGVPLVAQNWKWMMVRGVLALALGIAALLFPAGALFAFTMLFAAFAGVDGIASLIAGIQGAAHKEDRWIALVLRGVLGLVAAGLFVALPLEFTVSYALATLVLVAAWAIAVGLLEIVAAVRLRKEIRGEVLLALSGTITVGLGVAILVLLYLQPIASILSVAWLIGAWALLGGGLLISLAWRLRASRQGHKGPDPEAVAA from the coding sequence ATGCACGATACCTCGCTCTGGCGCGGCGTTCCGCTGGTGGCGCAAAACTGGAAATGGATGATGGTTCGCGGTGTCCTGGCTCTGGCGCTGGGCATAGCGGCGCTGCTCTTCCCTGCGGGCGCACTCTTTGCCTTCACGATGCTGTTTGCCGCTTTTGCTGGCGTCGACGGCATCGCCTCACTGATTGCCGGGATACAGGGCGCCGCGCACAAGGAGGACCGGTGGATCGCCTTGGTCCTGCGCGGCGTGCTCGGACTTGTAGCAGCCGGCCTCTTCGTAGCCTTGCCGCTGGAATTCACCGTCAGCTACGCGTTGGCGACACTGGTTCTGGTTGCTGCCTGGGCGATAGCGGTCGGCTTGCTCGAGATCGTCGCGGCGGTTCGGCTGCGCAAGGAAATCCGCGGGGAAGTGCTCCTCGCCCTTTCCGGCACGATCACCGTCGGGCTAGGCGTCGCGATACTGGTCCTGCTTTATCTGCAGCCGATCGCCTCGATCCTGTCCGTCGCATGGCTTATCGGCGCCTGGGCCTTGCTCGGGGGCGGGCTGTTGATCAGCCTTGCCTGGCGGCTGCGGGCTTCGCGACAGGGCCACAAGGGACCTGATCCAGAGGCGGTGGCGGCGTAA
- a CDS encoding Bax inhibitor-1/YccA family protein encodes MPSQRRASPIDRGFDAGLRNHMIGIYRNMALGLALTGLVAFGVASTPALYEPIFGTPLKWVAIFAPLAFVLLLSFGLHQMSAAMARTAYFVFAGVMGISMASIFLMFTGESIALAFFTAAAVFAAMSLWGYTTGADLSRWAPIVMVGLLAVVAASIVNLFLGSSTLQMLFSIAGIVVFTGLTAWDTQRLRNEYYAYAGQEEASKLAIVGALSLYLNLINLFQLLLTFMGQRRE; translated from the coding sequence ATGCCTTCGCAGCGCAGGGCAAGCCCCATCGACCGGGGCTTCGATGCCGGCCTGCGAAACCACATGATCGGCATCTATCGCAACATGGCGCTTGGTCTTGCCCTTACTGGTCTGGTCGCGTTTGGCGTCGCGTCCACGCCGGCCTTGTACGAGCCCATATTCGGCACGCCGCTAAAGTGGGTGGCGATCTTTGCGCCTCTGGCCTTCGTACTTCTGCTATCGTTCGGCCTACATCAGATGTCGGCCGCCATGGCCCGGACAGCCTATTTCGTCTTCGCCGGCGTCATGGGCATCTCGATGGCCAGCATCTTCCTAATGTTCACGGGTGAGAGCATTGCACTCGCCTTCTTTACGGCCGCGGCGGTGTTCGCGGCGATGAGCCTCTGGGGCTATACCACCGGCGCTGACCTGTCGCGTTGGGCCCCGATCGTGATGGTGGGTCTGCTCGCTGTCGTGGCGGCCAGCATCGTCAATCTGTTTCTGGGATCCTCGACGCTGCAGATGCTGTTCTCGATCGCGGGCATCGTGGTGTTCACCGGCCTGACGGCCTGGGATACGCAGCGTCTCAGGAACGAGTATTATGCCTATGCCGGGCAGGAAGAGGCAAGCAAACTCGCCATCGTTGGCGCACTCTCGCTCTATCTCAACCTGATCAACCTGTTCCAGTTGCTGCTGACCTTCATGGGTCAGCGGCGCGAGTAA